From Plasmodium chabaudi chabaudi strain AS genome assembly, chromosome: 12, the proteins below share one genomic window:
- a CDS encoding methionine--tRNA ligase, putative (term=annotation;date=20120718;qualifier=removed_product=methionine-tRNA ligase, putative;qualifier=added_product=methionine--trna ligase, putative;qualifier=added_ec_number=6.1.1.10;curatorName=ucb@sanger.ac.uk;~;query 674-674;GPI_cleavage_site_score=0.344;~pfam_scan;Pfam:PF09334.7; E()=6.9E-22;score=77.6;query 441-557;description=tRNA-synt_1g;~pfam_scan;Pfam:PF09334.7; E()=4.7E-48;score=163.8;query 139-386;description=tRNA-synt_1g;~iprscan;InterPro:IPR033911 : Methioninyl-tRNA synthetase core domain;PRINTS:PR01041; score=6.6E-10;query 545-556;description=Methioninyl-tRNA synthetase core domain;~iprscan;InterPro:IPR033911 : Methioninyl-tRNA synthetase core domain;PRINTS:PR01041; score=6.6E-10;query 454-469;description=Methioninyl-tRNA synthetase core domain;~iprscan;InterPro:IPR033911 : Methioninyl-tRNA synthetase core domain;PRINTS:PR01041; score=6.6E-10;query 140-153;description=Methioninyl-tRNA synthetase core domain;~iprscan;InterPro:IPR033911 : Methioninyl-tRNA synthetase core domain;PRINTS:PR01041; score=6.6E-10;query 224-235;description=Methioninyl-tRNA synthetase core domain;~iprscan;InterPro:IPR009080 : Aminoacyl-tRNA synthetase, class 1a, anticodon-binding;Superfamily:SSF47323; score=2.07E-21;query 546-671;description=Aminoacyl-tRNA synthetase, class Ia, anticodon-binding;~iprscan;Superfamily:SSF52374; score=3.67E-77;query 136-541;description=null;~iprscan;InterPro:IPR015413 : Aminoacyl-tRNA synthetase, class I (M);Pfam:PF09334; score=7.1E-22;query 441-557;description=Methionyl/Leucyl tRNA synthetase;~iprscan;InterPro:IPR015413 : Aminoacyl-tRNA synthetase, class I (M);Pfam:PF09334; score=4.8E-48;query 139-386;description=Methionyl/Leucyl tRNA synthetase), whose amino-acid sequence MKFFFFFFEIYLIIKICNGLNKNSYIGSLNFENIKNAFPSFFSKITREKYNLKNNNFLKTHLKKKNIYQFLYGGDKQYVLGRNPFVNIEKKKKKNENIKKLSNSVENAELANTNECYSKNVKEVFDYVKQNDETKKGLVITTPIYYGNDKPHIGHAYCNVLVDVIYRFEKIKDNENKKKIIFFSGMDEHGLKIDSKTKKLNMDKTNYLNNISEYYKKMNKMLSVDINLFYRTSNVFHKTFVQHVWKYLLSKGYIYKDVYKGYYSISEERYLSDREVEKMKSEENNTAANRIIYIEEENSYFFDVNKFKDFLINFYKTNESIIFPSYLKKEIEYHIENDFKNVCISRYNTEWGIKIPGEEKGTIYVWFEALLSYISSILYVIKKYESSKISSTLPQSKTQEEDNIVCSYEDVLSLVNSCTSVDSRENDAYLENPIMDDKICSRKLFEKLWNPYIQVIGKDILKFHGILYICLLNSLGIKIPEHILCHGLIKIENIKISKSLNNIVSPFTLLEKYDKDVIRLYFIGSGNIYEDKNFKESNLETFELFLRNSVGNLLYRTVSLCIENNYKIIKKHYLFNFTILNEFKSDKTNLIKLFENMEYPLLLEKLMILVKKINKYFVHNEPWNKLNDSKNFNLIIYETFECIKFFSIFMYPFIPNISLSILKNIGFEEIDHESVSIDMLNEETDRFVLKNLIKII is encoded by the coding sequence atgaaatttttttttttttttttcgaaatttatttgattataaaaatatgtaatggGCTAAACAAAAATAGTTACATTGGTTCTCTTAATTTtgagaatataaaaaatgctttcccatcatttttttcaaaaataacgagagaaaaatacaatttaaaaaataacaactttttaaaaacacacttaaaaaaaaaaaatatatatcagtTTTTATATGGAGGAGATAAACAATATGTCTTAGGTAGAAATCCGtttgtaaatatagaaaaaaaaaaaaaaaaaaatgaaaatataaaaaaattatcaaacaGTGTAGAAAATGCCGAATTAGCTAACACGAATGAATGTTATAGTAAAAACGTGAAAGAAGTTTTCGATTatgtaaaacaaaatgatgaaacTAAAAAGGGGTTAGTTATAACAACCCCAATTTATTATGGAAATGATAAACCTCATATTGGGCATGCCTATTGTAATGTTTTAGTTGATGTAATATATcgatttgaaaaaataaaagataatgaaaataaaaaaaaaataatatttttttctggTATGGATGAACATGGTTTAAAAATAGACagcaaaacaaaaaaattaaatatggataaaacgaattatttaaataatatttcagaatattataaaaagatGAATAAAATGCTAAGTGTAgacataaatttattttatagaaCTTCAAACGTATTTCATAAAACATTTGTCCAACATGTttggaaatatttattaagtaaagggtatatatataaggaCGTATATAAAGGGTATTATAGCATTAGCGAGGAGAGATATTTGAGCGATAGGGAGgttgaaaaaatgaaaagcgAAGAAAATAACACCGCTGCAAACAGGATAATATACATTGAAGAGGAGAATAGCTACTTTTTTGATGTAAACAAGTTTAaagattttttaattaatttttacaaaacgAATGAGAGCATTATTTTTCCttcttatttaaaaaaagaaatagaatatcatattgaaaatgattttaaaaatgtatgtataAGTCGATATAATACCGAATGGGGAATTAAAATACCAGGGGAAGAAAAAGGAACGATCTATGTATGGTTTGAAGCTTTGTTATCCTATATATCATCTATTTTGTATGTCATTAAAAAGTATGAGAGTTCAAAAATTAGTAGTACTCTCCCACAAAGCAAAACACAAGAAGAAGACAACATTGTGTGCAGTTACGAAGATGTTTTGAGTTTGGTTAATTCGTGCACCAGCGTTGATTCCCGTGAAAATGATGCATACTTAGAGAACCCAATAATGGATGACAAAATTTGTAGTAggaaattatttgaaaagtTATGGAACCCCTATATTCAAGTAATAGGAAAGGATATACTAAAATTTCATggcattttatatatatgcttattgAATAGCTTAGGAATTAAAATACCTgaacatatattatgtcatggattaataaaaattgagaatataaaaatttcaaaaagTTTAAACAATATTGTAAGCCCATTTACActtttagaaaaatatgataaagatGTAATtagattatattttattggtagtggaaatatatatgaagatAAGAATTTTAAAGAAAGCAATTTAGAAacatttgaattatttcttCGAAACTCTGTTggaaatttattatatagaaCTGTTTCATTAtgtatagaaaataattataagattataaaaaaacattatttatttaactttacaattttaaatgagTTTAAAAgtgataaaacaaatttaataaaattatttgaaaatatggaatatccattattattagaaaaattGATGATacttgtaaaaaaaataaataaatattttgttcataatgAACCATGGAATAAATTAAAcgattcaaaaaattttaatttaattatttacgAAACATTTGAatgtattaaatttttttctatttttatgtatccATTTATTCCAAATATTAGTCTAtctattttgaaaaatattggaTTTGAAGAAATCGATCATGAATCTGTTTCGATAGACATGCTAAATGAAGAAACAGATAGATTTgtcttaaaaaatttgatcaaaattatctga
- a CDS encoding U3 small nucleolar RNA-associated protein 25, putative (term=annotation;date=20110524;qualifier=removed_product=conserved Plasmodium protein, unknown function;qualifier=added_product=conserved protein, unknown function;curatorName=ucb@sanger.ac.uk;~term=annotation;date=20150824;qualifier=removed_product=conserved protein, unknown function;qualifier=added_product=u3 small nucleolar rna-associated protein 25, putative;qualifier=added_gene_name=utp25;qualifier=added_literature=pmid:20884785;qualifier=added_GO:0032040;qualifier=added_GO:0005730;qualifier=added_GO:0019843;qualifier=added_GO:0042274;curatorName=ucb@sanger.ac.uk;~;query 944-944;GPI_cleavage_site_score=1.2470001;~pfam_scan;Pfam:PF06862.8; E()=1.8E-58;score=198.3;query 693-973;description=UTP25;~pfam_scan;Pfam:PF06862.8; E()=6.7E-40;score=137.1;query 458-652;description=UTP25;~iprscan;InterPro:IPR010678 : Protein of unknown function DUF1253;Pfam:PF06862; score=6.9E-40;query 458-652;description=Digestive organ expansion factor, predicted;~iprscan;InterPro:IPR010678 : Protein of unknown function DUF1253;Pfam:PF06862; score=1.9E-58;query 693-973;description=Digestive organ expansion factor, predicted;~iprscan;InterPro:IPR027417 : P-loop containing nucleoside triphosphate hydrolase;Superfamily:SSF52540; score=4.53E-6;query 836-929;description=P-loop containing nucleoside triphosphate hydrolase) yields the protein MRGSKKSKRKITSLNELYELEYVKREKKRKLKELKSKINKKNELTTQEDDNKKNLKNNNNEENEKKKKIDKTLLEKYEKLKELENTPTNNQNNETKNGNNKSYKTFLQILQKKNKKIYNQTFQAKSHHTLSPSKQPEQFRNNDNNQNEHNKNCISKNNKDEEKDVVDSETNKNEISTFQNKDEIYMKILINNIKNQNTNFLNDKENDNEMASQNDGHTLEHKDIYADYANKSYKIVENKMDYYFTFCQNIDDNFIKKFLQIKLKKGKHKNDHTELNKNQTIENMYVTSNLFLQTNIFKKKTHQESENQNESDHSDQIDEAEIQNENIDEKTSNLFFNNIKIKPYFFSNYVEKNDITYFLMTILKTHPKSILDDNNYYNIYEPILNKLKIYLSEFKYPLAFFNNQIYEYMQNYYNVDIKKVTKQESDEEYEIDNIQKKKKIKKKTFRDVSAILERDELKAYFHYINSYVDVFYSNQNILNFHFIRLLNSIHCLNHLKKRRKRKLYIKKKIEKLEKTQQVEKENIQLKDDLCDESFSKPKILILCAFRYICKEYVDLLINMLSLIEVKNKNRFINEYDITPEEKKNLKNMYIKKKQSFDYINLYRGNSDDCFRLGIKLFENEKKIQLYTPFYDSDILICSPLGLEIIIKEYKETDDKTNNIYNEDDNYSDDYELNGADNSAKKTKKKKKINTNNNKKKKLYEYDFLSSIEVLVIDQIDIILMQNILTLKNVLNFINKPLLKWRNANINRIAKYAVDGYIKNYRQTIITSSIIDTNFISLIQLSNNYRSFLKLFIKNDDDTILLSIRNMFKINQYFKKIECDDILKIEECIIDFFSTNVIEILTNIKQLIICIPTYIEYIRLYEILKKNDISFKGVNEYTTEKKRIKIQKLFKFEKVNILLVTSRLIYYERCTFKNANHVIFFSPPKFQFMYFELIKNITTNTPNASSMCYYTKYHTYELERIVGQKRAIHLMREKPGKITLFK from the coding sequence ATGAGAGGAAgcaaaaaaagtaaaaggaaaataactTCACTCAATGAGCTATATGAATTAGAATATGTTAAAAgagagaaaaaaagaaaacttAAAGAATTGAAATcgaaaattaacaaaaaaaatgaattaacaACACAAgaagatgataataaaaaaaatcttaaaaacaataacaatgaagaaaatgaaaaaaaaaaaaaaattgataaaactttgttggaaaaatatgaaaaattaaaggaACTTGAAAATACACCAacaaataatcaaaataatgaaacaaaaaatggaaataataaatcatataaaacattcttacaaattttacaaaaaaaaaacaaaaaaatatataaccaAACATTTCAAGCCAAAAGTCATCACACCCTATCTCCATCAAAACAACCTGAACAGTTCAGAAATAATGACAACAATCAAAATGAgcacaataaaaattgtattagcaaaaataataaggatGAAGAAAAGGATGTAGTAGATAGTGaaactaataaaaatgaaatatctacatttcaaaataaagatgaaatatatatgaaaattttaataaacaatataaaaaatcaaaatacaAACTTCCTTAATGATAAAGAGAATGATAATGAAATGGCTAGCCAAAATGATGGTCATACTTTAGAGCATAAAGATATTTATGCTGACTATGCAAACAAATCCTATAAAATAGttgaaaacaaaatggactattattttacattttgccaaaatattgatgataattttattaaaaaatttttacaaataaaattaaaaaaaggaaaacaTAAAAACGATCATAcagaattaaataaaaaccaAACAATAGAAAATATGTATGTTACGTCTAATctatttttacaaacaaatatttttaaaaaaaagacacaTCAGGAAAGTgaaaatcaaaatgaaaGCGATCACTCTGATCAAATTGATGAAGCTGAAATACAAAATGAGAATATAGACGAAAAAACAAGTAacctattttttaataacataaaaataaaaccatattttttttcaaattatgtagaaaaaaatgatataacctattttttaatgacaATTTTGAAAACACATCCAAAATCCATATTggatgataataattattataatatatatgagcctatcttaaataaattaaaaatatatctttcTGAATTCAAATATCCTCTcgcattttttaataatcaaatatatgaatatatgcaaaattattataatgtagatattaaaaaggtGACAAAACAAGAATCGGATGAAGAATACgaaattgataatattcaaaaaaaaaaaaaaataaaaaaaaaaacatttcgAGATGTGTCAGCTATTTTGGAAAGAGATGAACTTAAGGCATACTTCCATTACATCAATTCATATGTTgatgttttttattcaaatcaaaacattttaaattttcattttataagATTATTAAATAGTATACATTGtttaaatcatttaaaaaaacggagaaaaagaaaattatatataaaaaaaaaaattgaaaaattagaaaaaacaCAACAAgtggaaaaagaaaatatacaacTAAAGGATGATCTTTGTGATGAAAGTTTTTCAAAAcccaaaattttaattttatgtgcatttagatatatttgtaaagaATATGTAGATTTACTAATTAATATGCTATCACTAATTGAagtcaaaaataaaaatcgaTTTATTAATGAATATGACATAACACCagaagaaaagaaaaatcttaaaaatatgtatatcaaaaaaaaacaatcatttgattatattaatttatatagagGTAATAGTGATGATTGCTTTAGGTTAggaattaaattatttgaaaatgaaaaaaaaatacaattatataCCCCTTTTTATGATAGTGACATTCTAATATGCTCACCTTTAGGATtagaaattattataaaagaatataaagaaaCTGACGATAagacaaataatatatataatgaggATGATAATTATTCAGACGATTATGAATTAAACGGTGCTGATAATTCAGCAAAAaaaaccaaaaaaaaaaaaaaaatcaacacaaataataataaaaaaaaaaaattatacgaatatgattttttatcatcaatTGAAGTATTAGTTATCGATCAAAttgatattatattaatgcaaaatatattgacattaaaaaatgtcttaaattttataaataaaccATTACTAAAATGGCGTAATGCCAATATAAATCGAATAGCTAAATATGCCGTAGATggttacataaaaaattataggcAAACAATTATTACTTCCAGTATCATAGACACTAATTTTATATCACTAATCCAATTgtcaaataattatagaagttttttaaaattatttataaaaaatgatgatgatactattttattaagtataagaaatatgtttaaaataaatcaatatttcaaaaaaattgaatgtgatgatattttaaaaattgaagaATGTATAATTGATTTTTTCTCAACAAATGTTATAGAAATTTTAACGAATATAAAGCaacttattatttgtataccAACATATATAGAATACATTAGGCTgtatgaaatattaaaaaaaaatgacatATCTTTTAAAGGTGTTAATGAATATACTactgaaaaaaaacgaataaaaatccaaaaattatttaaatttgaaaaagttaatattttattagttACAAGTcgtttaatttattatgaacGATgtacttttaaaaatgctaATCATGTCATCTTTTTCTCACCTCCGAAATTTcaatttatgtattttgaattaatcaaaaatataactacAAACACACCAAACGCCTCATCTATGTGTTACTACACTAAATACCACACATATGAACTTGAAAGAATTGTTGGACAGAAACGAGCTATTCATTTGATGCGCGAAAAGCCCGGAAAAATcactttatttaaataa
- a CDS encoding conserved Plasmodium protein, unknown function (term=structural;date=20110408;qualifier=method_new=new gene model added based on homology;curatorName=ucb@sanger.ac.uk), whose protein sequence is MSISSSGNANLLDNKAQLAKAKKVMSQLEDLEIECFGEFLKINILKKGINIDIYKNIIKDL, encoded by the exons ATGAGTATAAGCTCAAGTGGAAATGCTAATTTATTAGATAATAAAGCCCAGCTAGCCAAAGCTAAAAAA gTAATGTCGCAACTCGAGGATCTAGAGATTGAATGTTTTGGCGAATTCttgaaaattaatattttaaa GAAAGGAATaaatattgatatatacaaaaacaTCATAAAggatttataa
- a CDS encoding conserved Plasmodium protein, unknown function (query 277-277;GPI_cleavage_site_score=0.64089996), producing the protein MERSADFQKKFERGISSIADILFKNIIFHLYYSFDKIKEYDGTNNPRKKGEDVIKLKAYEKSKKNIEKVINLGLTIIKTIKGNDSFIMEHVLENYNAIKINSKNKEEKKKIITFDDEHLNYRLNNNKFLAELKDKISDMPNEYIISNEETLHIGTKKVDSYLNKISIIDKYIDKNKAYSQEELSNELNNFFNNFYLQNFQINISQDIFKANDNENQPIHDDGTVTSKLFSEYFNNCKKDNKLSILIKEINLNSLKIFKNILYKNIKFIRVFNAKNWDSGKINSLQMSKLFDM; encoded by the exons atggaACGCTCTGCTGACtttcaaaaaaa ATTTGAAAGAGGTATATCATCTATAGCTgatattctttttaaaaatataatttttcatttatattattcctttgataaaattaaagaatatGATGGAACTAACAACCCGCGAAAAAAAGGTGAAGACGTAATTAAACTAAAAGCATatgaaaaatcaaaaaaaaatattgaaaaagtaataaatttaGGTCTAACTATCATAAAAACAATCAAAGGAAATGATAGTTTTATTATGGAGCATGttttagaaaattataatgctattaaaataaatagcaAAAATAAggaagaaaagaaaaagattATAACATTTGATGATGAACATTTAAATTACCGAttgaataataacaaatttttggcagaattaaaagataaaataagcGATATGccaaatgaatatatcaTAAGCAATGAAGAAACATTGCATATAGGAACCAAGAAAGTGGATTcctatttaaataaaatttctattatagacaaatatatagataagAATAAAGCTTATTCACAGGAAGAGCTATCgaatgaattaaataacttttttaataatttttaccTTCAAAATTTTCAGATAAATATTAGTCAAGACATTTTTAAAGcaaatgataatgaaaatcAACCGATTCATGATGATGGTACTGTAACtagtaaattattttcagaatatttcaataattgtaaaaaagaCAACAAATTAagcatattaataaaagaaataaatttaaatagtttaaaaatattcaaaaacattttatataaaaatattaaatttatcagAGTATTTAATGCGAAAAATTGGGATAGTGGGAAAATTAATAGTCTTCAAATGTCTAAATTGTTTGATatgtga